A stretch of DNA from Cololabis saira isolate AMF1-May2022 chromosome 17, fColSai1.1, whole genome shotgun sequence:
ATAGAGTTGCACAATTATTATTGTCAATGAGTCGAACCAATCTCTACAGCGCCCACGAGGTATAGGGTGTCAATACAATACGCAATATCCATAGTTCCATTATACATGTTTTCAGGAGGGTCACACGAGGGCGAGAGGCGGGTAcatccagtccatcacagggccacaccgAGACAAATGAGCCATCAACCTAAAGTtggctgtgggaggaagcttgAGGACTGGGAGAAAAACCCACACAGACATAGGAAAACCATGGAAACTCCACACAGGAAGGCCGGAAAGCTTCTCGGTGTGTGACGACCACGTTAACTcccacacttctctgctgcactGATTTACAGCAATCTCCTTAATTTGATGCACACCCTTGCAAGAGACACGTATGTAGCTAGGCTGCCCCACTGTGGAGGCTTGGAGAACTACACGAGCGGGCGTGCAGGGCGTTAGTGTTcaagaagtacacacacacgtatatattGTACATTTAAACCATTTAAACAGTTCTGAATTTACTTTTATGGACTGCATTGTGATGAATTCATATTTACACCCACTGTTAGTTTATATGTGCCACTCAGTACTGGAACATATTTACATGCAACATACAGTATACATTTCAGAGAAGATAAACATCCTCAcatttctttaatattttaattgTAAGAAAAGAAATCATCATAATAAAACATGTACCAGGTCAACTGAATAATGCAGGAATACACACACTGATTATTCAGCAATAGCCAAGGCTAAGCTCCATTCTTTCATAACATTTTATAAGTTTATCTTCCCAGTTAAACATTTAAAtcagataaaaactaaatatgtATGAAGACACAAACAGTGTCAGGCTTTTTATGTAATGCACCTCACAACATGAGGTCCTGCAATAATTAACAGGTTTAAATAGTTTAAAATATAATGACAATATGCTGTGGGGAGTCACCTCCTTATAATGTCTAGTAATATTTATAGTCAGATACTTCTTATACTCTAACTGTTCCCATGAGCCATCCTGAAATGAGGTTTGCTCAGACTCTTTTTATGAAGTCAGTAATACTTTAAGTGACTTTCAACGCAGTGGATTAACCTCATCAGAgtaagacacctgtccacaggcATGTAAAAAGATTATGTGAATTTCCAGAGCGTGAGAAACATTTTCTCACCGTCACTTCTTCCTGAAGGATCTCACACAACTCATTTAGGTGATTGACAAGAAGGAGGCTAATGATGTAGCACAGTGGCTGGCAGAGCTCTCGGTTCCACATTAAGCCGCAGAAACATCTGCTTCAGCGTCAACCGTTTTCATATGCATAGGTGTATACATGCAGGAAATCACATCCCTAAAGTTTAATTTGTAAAAACTAAAAGAGATTGTCTAGTTTTTGCAAACTGTGTGGTTCACCGAGCTAGAATAAAAATCTGAAGAACTCAAACTGCATTAATTCCctttaaatacaacaaaaacagtaagtTATTCCAGCACTTCCCGTTGGATCTTTTCCTGATTAGTCAATACTAAAATGCATTGCAAGATGCTTCCAGTTGAGTACTTCTAATGTGGATTCAGTCCAATATGGTGCATAGAGCATTCGCCCTGTTGTCTATGTTTGTGGTCGGATGAGTGAGTTAAGTTATGTGGCGTTACAGTTAGTAAAGATGGCATGTCGTGTGGAAAGAGGCAGCTGTATTTGGCATAGTAGTTGGCATTTCTGTGCTGGATGGATCCACGTTGTCGTTGGCATCATTAAAGCTGAGCTGCTTGCCATCAGTGCAGCAAAAGCAGAAGAAACAGCAGCAAAGAGCTGAGTCCAGGCAGCCGGGGGGCGACGCTTGTGACATTGCAGTCATCACTGTAGCAGCAGTGAACATTGACACCTGGTGATCTGTAGCCCGGGCTGTTAGCCTGGCTGCAGAAAGACTTGTAGGAACATGACTTCATCACTCCACCTAACGAACAGACAAGAATACTGTCAGCTACTGaaattgtatgtgtatatattatataagcACAGCATgtgagcaaaaaagaaaaaaaaaacccttggaGATACAAAATCTGTAACTTATtaggatttttcttcttttttaaaaaaagggacaaataaaatagaaatgctAAAAATAAATCTTTGCGAAACAAACAACTAGCTGTGATTTGATAAATCTGTCAtgatgccatgaacacatggtgTCTAATTAGGGACATTCACTCAGTAGCAGAATCAAAGCTCCTCAGTCCCCTGAAAAGCCCCAGACCTCCTGCTGACTGCCATGTTTCTCCAGACACAAATTATATTTGTGTCTCCATGCATGTtggtaaggggggaaaaaggaagaaaataagctAGGTAAAAGAAAAGCCACTACAGCGTTGGACTCACTGTCATGGCCTACCACCACAGCGCAGGCGTCAGAGAAGGGGGGGCAGGATTTGGAGCCTTGTCTGTTGCAGTCGTCGTTATTGGAACCCATACAGGTGTAGCACTTCAAAGCCTCACCTGaatgagaaaggaaagaagaactCTGAAGCAGATATATTTACACTTAAGAAGGAAATCTCATTGCAAACCGTTTTGTTTATTTAGGCAGGTGATGCCTCGTACACCTGTCCTTATACGGCTTTTTAAGTCGTTTGCGCATCCAAAAATAGGACCCATAACAAGCACTACTGGAGGCAGCAGGAGATGCTTCAAATGTCAAACCTAAACAACCAAACTACGTGTTTGTTTGTCCCAAAAACCACCCATTAGAACATTTCCAGACTGAAGCAGATGTCATTGTCAAGTAGTGACATTTTTGAGCCATCTGAGTTGATATGTAGCTTGAAAATATCTGGATCTGTCATCTACTGCACATCTGTAACCACCAAGACAGCTGGGTATCAGGCTGAGGTCGTCGTTGTCAGAAATGAAAACTCATCAAGCAACAGGGAGACACTATAATATGCATTGTAGAGAGACAATGAAGAGGAAGCAGTAATGTGACAGAAACAACTCACACTGCTTGACAATAACCAATTCCTCTTTCATGTGTGGTTCTGTGTATTTCCTGTCCCGTTCCGACAATGCTTTCTGACAACCATGGTCTGGAGAACAGATAGAGTCGGTGGATGACTTTGATCTTTGTCAGAAACTGTAGTCGGACCCTCTTTTGCTGATTCCCAACTAATATTTGTATGCGGTCCCATTTGACATATAAATGGGCTAAAGAGATTCGGCCCCTTATGTCCACTAGTTCCGTACTGATCCCAAGTGCAGTTCACACAAGTGAACTTGGTTGACTTAGAATATGTGTTCGACCCAGGTGGGAAACCAAGGCACCCAGGTTCATTCATCAGCCACACACCCGAGCATAGCTGGTGTAATAATTCACATGGGGCCAACATGGAACCCATTTTTCATCCAAGTTTTTTCTCAGTTGGGACCTGCAGACAAATGATGGCTGTGTCAAGTCACTGAATGTGAAGACCACAATTACTTCAAGACTCCTGATTACAAGACAGCAAGTCATGTATATTTCAGTCTGATGACTGTGATAGTCTGAAGTTACCTCTTTTCTTTAAGCCCAagaatacagtatatatattagtatcttAAATTACCACCAAATCAATACATGATGATACAAAATGATTGAACAAAGCCCTTTAATTATTTTGTTCCACCTTGATATGAAACTACATGTATATATTCATTTTTTGAATGTTACTGCTGCTCTTTTTGTCCCTTAAGGTTTCCATCATGATGCTTGCGATTGTTAAGGTTCTTCCCATGCCCCGTCCTCTAACAGTGCCAATCGTAGACGACATTAAGCTCCGTCTGCCTTTATAACAAATTCAGTGTTGACATTAATAATGTAACTTCTACAGGGACCTGGCCCCCTGCAAAGCCTGGGGGACATGAGAGCTCACCTCTGCTGTCAAAACATAAGAAAACAACTGAGTGAGCAAGTGTCTGCAAGGACTCAAGTCGTGATATATTCATCCTGTATTTCCACAGGATGTACTTGGTGATGATTTCCGTGCAAGAATTGTAAATGTACGACGTGTGACATTGTTCCGCTTATGTGGTGAGACCACAGTGAGGAAAGAGCGCTAATTGATCCTTTTCTTTCACGAAAGTCTTACTAAAATGAACTGAAAAGTTACACAAACATCCTCATTTTTAAAAGTATGTGTTTATAAACTTCAGTTCATGCCTTAGGCAGCCAATTCGGTTCATAAAACACCTATATGTCTTTCTTAAGCCCTCCCGAGGAGTGAATAGTTATTTAAAAACCCATTTGACCTTTGAAATACTGCAGATTTAAATGCCTACTTTTAAAATCCTTCATCCCTCCACTAAATTGTAGGCAAGCAGCCTTAAATTCTGCTTCCTAAGAGGATCTATAGTGAAAAGCTTCAAGCAGTTTTAAATTGCACAGGATGTCTCCTTTATTGGTCATCAGTATGACTTCCCTGAACCTCATTCACACAAGGATATGGCTCCATATAAACAAGAGAAATGACATTTACAAATCAGCAAATCAACTAGATGTGTGGTTCATTAGTACACAGGTGAGACTAAGTTATTCTACCAATAAAACCACAAGTTTGCAATGAATCaacaacagaagaaaaaaaaatgtgatatttaaaatTCTTCACTtggttgattttcttttctccctgtGTGCTCGTGTGTGTGCCAACATTGCGTATAAATACCTCCTGCAGTTTTGTAGTAGATGACCCTAATCTATACCCACAGCACAGCCGCTCTCCACGCCTGCTAAAAGTATTAACCTCCTATTAAGAGATTAGAGGCTGGGATTGCATGCAAGTTAAAGTGGTGGGCGATGCACCGAAGGGAAGCAAAACTCAGTAGAAAATCACagcaaataacaaacaaaaaatgcatAAATGATGTCATGAAAGTATCTAAACATAAATTGTGGAATAATTTCATTTGGATTCAAACAAATGTACCATGATTTATAGGAACTAAACAAAACTGCACTGTTGTCACATTCAAAAATCACCCTAGTGAAGTCTAAATATGGAGCTATTGTATCAGAAAGTgtatagaaaaataataaatcataaGTGATCTTGGAAAAGATGTAAAGACAAGAGTACCTCAGAGCAGGCACCAGACAGAACAGGTGGACAGAGGGTTTAGCCCTGATCTTATTTAAGAAAACAGTAAAGACAAAATGGGAGGAAACTGGGAAAGGTCAGAGGAAACAAAGTTCTTACAGTTTGTTGTCATCAGAAATGCAAAAAGCAGGAGCAGCAGACAAAACTGGAAGGCTCTCATGTTGCTGGTGGTCCTTGCTCCTCCTGTTCACACAATGAAAAGCAGGTTGTTTGCTCCTTAAATCCACTGAGCTTAATCTGGGCTATCAAACAAGCTAATATCCACCCCTGTGCCGACCAGGAGCGGTCGAGTCCTCATGTGGAGCCCTCAAACCTGTTGCCGGGTGACAGTAGTTGTCACATATGATTCATCCTCAACTTCTTCACCTTAACACTTGGCTGAGGCCACGCCCACCGAGTCGGGCCCTTACACTTGATTTACCACAGGGTGGTGACATGTGACATACCTGTGAGAAAGGTGACGTAACGTGCCATAATCCCTCAGGGAACAGAAATTAGACCTGCAGCTACTTCACTTGAACATTGTAAAGATTACCTCGGTACAGAAACTACATTTATATAC
This window harbors:
- the ly6pge gene encoding lymphocyte antigen 6 family member pge codes for the protein MRAFQFCLLLLLFAFLMTTNCEALKCYTCMGSNNDDCNRQGSKSCPPFSDACAVVVGHDSGVMKSCSYKSFCSQANSPGYRSPGVNVHCCYSDDCNVTSVAPRLPGLSSLLLFLLLLLH